The proteins below are encoded in one region of Leptotrichia sp. oral taxon 218:
- the manZ gene encoding PTS mannose transporter subunit IID, translating into MAENNVEKKLTDKDLKSMYWRSTTLLGSFNFERMQSMGFCVTMIPAIKRLYSKKEDQAAALKRHLEFFNTQPWIGSTIMGVTAAMEQEKANGVDIDDATISGIKVGLMGPLAGVGDPIFWGTLRPVLAALGASLAIAGGNLLGPLIFFIGINIARVLTRWYGLKYGYEKGTEIVGDMEGGVIQKLTQGASILGLFVMGALVSKWTSINVPLVLSKYTDSTGKEVVTTVQSILDSLLPGLLALLLTFGCMHLLKKKVNAIWIIFGFFAIGIIGFWLGILA; encoded by the coding sequence ATGGCAGAAAATAATGTAGAAAAAAAATTAACTGATAAAGATTTGAAAAGCATGTATTGGAGATCTACTACTTTATTAGGTTCTTTCAACTTTGAAAGAATGCAGTCAATGGGATTTTGCGTAACAATGATTCCTGCAATAAAAAGACTTTATTCTAAAAAAGAAGATCAAGCAGCTGCATTAAAAAGACATTTGGAATTCTTTAATACTCAACCTTGGATTGGTTCAACTATAATGGGTGTTACGGCTGCGATGGAACAGGAAAAAGCAAATGGAGTAGACATTGATGACGCAACTATAAGTGGTATTAAAGTAGGGCTTATGGGACCACTTGCTGGAGTTGGAGATCCAATTTTCTGGGGAACATTAAGACCAGTTTTAGCGGCGCTTGGAGCTTCATTAGCTATTGCTGGAGGAAATTTACTAGGTCCATTGATTTTCTTCATTGGAATAAATATTGCAAGAGTTTTGACTAGATGGTATGGATTAAAATATGGTTATGAAAAAGGTACTGAAATCGTTGGGGATATGGAAGGTGGAGTTATCCAAAAATTAACTCAAGGTGCTTCTATATTAGGGCTTTTCGTAATGGGAGCCTTGGTTTCTAAATGGACTTCAATAAATGTTCCATTGGTATTGTCTAAATATACTGATTCAACAGGAAAAGAAGTTGTAACTACTGTTCAAAGTATTTTAGATTCATTATTACCTGGATTATTAGCGTTATTATTAACATTTGGATGTATGCACTTATTGAAGAAAAAAGTGAATGCTATTTGGATTATCTTTGGATTCTTTGCAATAGGAATAATCGGATTCTGGTTAGGAATTTTGGCATAA
- a CDS encoding PTS sugar transporter subunit IIA, translated as MINLIVATHGKMSEETVNLTKMVLGESEQLDFVTFVPGEGPEDLIKKYQDIIAKYDSEGTLFLVDLFGGSPYNAACRVVAETENTDVITGVNVPMLLEVIDAREETNDVAELVQIAKNSGINGIKIFSELFVDNSDDEDEDLDELDL; from the coding sequence ATGATTAATTTAATCGTAGCAACTCATGGAAAAATGTCGGAGGAAACTGTTAATCTTACAAAAATGGTTTTAGGAGAAAGTGAACAGCTGGATTTTGTCACTTTTGTGCCTGGTGAAGGACCTGAAGATTTGATAAAAAAATATCAGGACATTATTGCAAAATATGACAGTGAGGGGACATTGTTTTTAGTGGATTTATTTGGTGGAAGTCCATACAATGCAGCATGCCGTGTAGTTGCTGAAACAGAAAATACTGATGTAATAACAGGGGTTAATGTGCCTATGTTGCTGGAAGTGATAGACGCTAGAGAAGAAACAAACGATGTTGCAGAATTAGTTCAAATTGCGAAAAATTCTGGAATTAACGGAATTAAGATTTTTAGTGAATTATTCGTTGATAATTCTGATGATGAAGATGAAGATTTGGATGAATTGGATTTATAA
- a CDS encoding mannose/fructose/sorbose PTS transporter subunit IIB — protein sequence MELVLTRIDSRLIHGQVATSWVKATKPEAIFAVNDDVAEDKIRKSLLLQVAPEGVKSFVIPVEKAIAVYKNPKYAKTKVMLLVTCPADVVRLIEGGVDIKAVNVGGMTFKEGDKLISKAVAINKDDLEAFNKLRSMGVELDMRQLVTSAKEDINSKLDSISFD from the coding sequence ATGGAATTAGTTTTAACAAGAATAGACTCAAGATTAATACACGGACAAGTTGCGACTTCATGGGTAAAAGCAACTAAACCTGAAGCAATTTTTGCGGTAAATGACGATGTGGCAGAAGATAAAATTAGAAAATCACTTTTATTACAAGTGGCACCTGAAGGAGTAAAATCATTTGTAATACCTGTTGAAAAAGCAATCGCAGTTTACAAAAACCCTAAATATGCTAAAACAAAAGTAATGCTGCTTGTTACTTGTCCAGCTGATGTAGTTAGATTAATCGAAGGTGGAGTTGACATTAAAGCAGTTAATGTTGGAGGAATGACTTTTAAAGAAGGAGACAAATTAATTTCAAAAGCAGTTGCAATTAATAAAGATGATTTGGAAGCATTCAACAAATTAAGATCTATGGGAGTAGAACTTGATATGAGACAATTAGTAACTTCTGCAAAAGAAGATATTAATTCTAAACTAGATTCTATTTCATTTGACTAA
- a CDS encoding PTS mannose/fructose/sorbose transporter subunit IIC, translating into MNVVQLILLVLVAAITGMGSVLDERQTHRPLVACTLVGLVLGDLKTGIILGGSLEMIALGWMNVGAAMAPDAALASVISAILVIVGKQSIGEGIAVAVPIAAAGQVLTIFVRTITVFFQHKADDFAEQANFKGIEMCHLAGLALQALRVAIPALLVGLIAGTSAVEGALHAIPEVITRGLQIAGGFIVVVGYAMVINMMEAKALMPFFFLGFVIAAFTEFNLVGLGILGLCLAILYIQLNPKYHASIALPSGGNDGGGAGITEEADDELEGL; encoded by the coding sequence ATGAATGTTGTTCAGTTAATTTTACTGGTATTGGTAGCAGCAATAACAGGAATGGGAAGCGTACTTGATGAAAGACAGACTCACCGTCCATTAGTGGCGTGTACTTTAGTCGGTCTTGTACTAGGAGATTTAAAAACAGGAATTATCTTAGGTGGTTCGCTTGAAATGATAGCACTTGGATGGATGAATGTCGGAGCAGCAATGGCACCAGATGCAGCGCTAGCAAGTGTAATTTCAGCGATATTAGTAATAGTAGGTAAACAGTCAATTGGAGAAGGAATCGCAGTTGCAGTACCGATTGCAGCGGCAGGGCAAGTTCTTACAATTTTCGTTAGAACAATAACAGTATTCTTTCAACATAAAGCGGATGATTTTGCAGAACAAGCTAATTTTAAAGGGATTGAGATGTGTCACCTTGCGGGATTGGCTTTACAAGCGTTAAGAGTTGCGATACCAGCACTTCTAGTTGGTCTGATTGCGGGAACAAGTGCTGTAGAAGGAGCATTACATGCAATTCCTGAAGTAATTACTAGAGGATTGCAAATTGCAGGAGGATTTATCGTAGTTGTTGGGTATGCGATGGTTATAAATATGATGGAAGCAAAAGCTTTGATGCCATTTTTCTTCTTAGGATTCGTAATAGCAGCATTTACAGAATTTAACTTAGTTGGTTTAGGTATTTTGGGATTATGTCTTGCAATCTTGTACATTCAATTAAATCCTAAATATCACGCTTCTATTGCTTTGCCAAGTGGTGGAAATGATGGCGGTGGAGCTGGGATTACAGAAGAAGCTGACGATGAATTGGAAGGACTATAG